Sequence from the Methanosarcina siciliae T4/M genome:
TATAAAATTAAATGAAGATAATTTTTCATTTGAAACTGTTTTATCACACCCTTCAAAAGTAGATTTTCTAAAAAGTACAAAAGAGTGTGGATGGTTGGTATACTTATACTATGTATGCACAGAAGATCCAATTATCAACGTTGCGCGGGTAGAGGATAGAGTCTTAAAAGGAGGACATTATGTTCCACCTGAAAAAGTCATAGATAGGTATTGGCGGTCACTTGCAAATTTATTTCCCGCTTTACAATGTTGCCATAGAGCATATATCTTTGATAACTCAACAAAAGATATGCCACTAATTGCCGAAAAGAATCCAGATGATACATTAAAGTTATGTACAGATTATACTCCAGCATGGGTAGACGAATATGTATTATCAAAATGCAGATTAGAATCAAAATTTAAAATTATTTTGTAAAAAACACTGGTAGTATGCTAATTTTTCTGTAAAATTACAAATTATAGAGGGTTTTTGAATCAAAAGTTCGATATCAATAAATTGTTTTTACATCCAGTGTCCAAAAAATTGACTTTGAATTTACAGCAAATTTGCGACACTACCTACTTTCTAACTATAGTCATTTACGCAAAAAATTACACTTACGCAAAGAATTAAACTAAAATTGGACTGACCTATTTTCTAGTCCAATGCATTGTGTTTTCAGTTATTTCTGAGAATTAAGTATCCGCATCGAAATAACTTAGGTGCTTTTTTATACTGTTTTAAAGTATTATCGCGAACGAGCTCGTTTATTTAATTCAAACAAATTGTATATTCCCTAGGTTATTTTGTTACGACTCCTAAGTGTAAATTGTTGCATTCATAACTATAATCTCACATTTCGACCCCCTCCCAAAAAACACAACTTATTTTTTTTATTCGCACAGTCCATTGCTAATTTTGCCTTTACATTTCTATTAATTACCCAATATTCACTATATTTATTCAGAGGTATCTATTTTTTTATTTTATTTTCTAAATTTGAACTGGATTTTTTTGAACATTGTGGGATTCAAGCCAAAATCATTGATTTTGTTGAGCATGTTTTACGGCAGATTCAATAAGTTTATCCAGTTGTTGCAAAAATCACCTTATTTTTGAAAGGGGGGTCGAAATGTGAGTTTTAACCTAGATTCCCGCCCACTCATAACGAGGCAGGCGGGTTCACCCCCAGATCATGGTGTACAGCTGTTTTTTATTTTTCCAGCATCTCGCCCACTCAAAGCGATTTTCCTGGCTGTCCGAAGCATTCAATGACATCGAGTTTGTCGCCACGAAGGTTCTCTCACCGTTATGTGTAATATAGCACATAACGAGGATACAATTAACGATCCGAGAAACGAGAACCTTTTGAAATTTCAAGGAATCAACGCCCCAATTAACGAAAACCTTTTCAAATTTCAAGGGATATAAAACCAAGTATTACCAGACTCGTTATGAATCAACGGGAATCTAGGTTTTAACTCACCTTTCAAAGATGAGTGATTTTCCGTTATCCTCTGGCTTTGTTTGTGTATGCCTAATAAAAGAATAATCCTGACAATAACGATTTTGTTAATATGGCAGGTATTTTTCCATGTTTAGAAAAGAAAATAACGATGCTTGTTTTGTGTCCATTTCTTCCACAATAATTTTGCTTTTTTTGGACTCTTTTTCCTGAACTACCGCAATCTTGATCTCAGACAGTTTTTCAATGAGCTTTTTCAAAGAGAAACCGTACATTTTGGTCTCCCATGCCAGGTATCTGTAGAAAAGTAGGCCAGCCATAGCCAAAAACACATGAACTCTAATGTTTTCATCCTTGTGATGATATACTGGTCCTACAGGAACAAGCAAGTGATCATTCAACAGTTTAAAATCATCTTCAACAAGATTCTTACTGTTATATGTTTTCACTATCTTTTTAGTTTGCCATTTTTGCTTATCCGTAAATAGGACGTTCTTCCCAAACGTCTTTTCGCACTTTTTTTCGTTTTCTTCATCAATCCAGAACTTTAACTGAGGCTTTTTCTTCCCTTCCAGAGCATCAATTATTTCATATTTTATAACGCTATTGTATTTTTTCAGAATAATTCCTGCAACCTCACGTTCTACGCTGCTCCTGTTTCTTTCTTTTCCTTTACTGCTTTCTAATCTTCTCTGGAGATCCTCCAAACTATCAATTATTCTTGATTTGTTTGTTTCATAAGTGCTCTTTTGAAGCTTGTAAGTTCCTTCGTTGTAGGTTATTACGGTTGTATATTCTGCTCCGTAAAACTGGTGTTTTGTTCTGTATCCAAAAATTTTGTTACCTTTCGAATTCTTGTATAAACACTCATATTTGGAAAGCGGAACATCGAGAAGCTCCTCGGCTTGATTTGTTTTTGCAGATCCTACAAAACTCATTTTTGAGGTTACCTTTTCAATGTTATCTTTTGAGTTGTTACCCTTATCGAAAACAAGAACAAGATCTTCAGAACAGATATTTAATTCAGTCAGTCTGTTTATGATTTTATCTACTATGCCTGAAAATTCTTCAGAGTCATGAACATTTCCAGGATATGTTTCATGAATAAAAGGTATGTTATCCTCGTTTACAGCTAGCGAAACACATATTTGATTTTTGTCTTTCCTATGCTTTTTGTTATATCCTTTATGAAGCAGTTCGCTCTCGTCATCATAATTGTTAGCATACGTAAACCAGTTTGATTCATCCACAAACATTATTGATGGAGTAAATCCCTTTCCTACAAGAACTCTGCAAAGATCGTCTTCAATCTTTTTCATAGTATCCAAGTCGACATAATTCATTTGGTTCAGAAAATTCTGACAATTTAACTTGTGCGGGAATTTCCACATGAAAGCTAAAGGGGATTTTTTGAACCACTCTTCAATCCCGTTTTCACTTAAAACGCCGTGACTTTTTCCGATTACATCAAGTAAGAGGTATTCTCCAACACTCAATCCATCTATTAATTTTTTGTCAGTATGCTTGTTAACTATGTCAATGAATCCAAGTTCTTCATTCACATGAAGAAGTGCGGCAAGCTTGCCGTAATCAAAGGATCTAAGTTTATCATAGGGCAATGATTCACATTGCCTTTTCATCTCAAGTATTTTTTCTGCGCTACCCAGATAAACCTGAAAAATGGTTTTTACCTTTCCATCAACTCTGGCAGATTCTACTATATACCAGTAAGGTTTCCCATTGACGAGTTTCTTTCTTAAAAATACCATAGTATTGATTATGATCTACCTATATAAATAACTTTTTGAAATAAACAATATCAATAGACTTTTTAAAGTGAATTTAATACTTAGGATCTACAAATAAAAAATTTGCAAAAGGTCAGCTGATATTGTTTTTTAGAGAAAATTGAGGTTAAAATCGCGTTTCTTTGAAACTTCAGTTTAAGGTTGGAAGACATGACCTGATAAGAGCGCCAGGAGCTTTTAGAAGGTTGAATGTCTGAGCAAGTAAAAGTAATTTTTTCTTAAAAAAGGGAATTTAATGCTCTTAATTTAATTTTAAAGCATTAATAGAGAAATTGGCAAAACCTCATTTGTTAAAATTCTTATGATAATATTTTTGGAAAGAGGTTTTTAGATCTCTAATATTAATTTGAATTAAAAACCGGATACAAAGAATGTTCTTAAGAAGCTTTATAGTAATTTTGAAATAAGGATGGGCCACGATTGGTCCAAAGATACTGGAGATTGGTATATATAGAGATTTCTAAATTGGGCGCGGTATTCAAAAGAAGCTCAGGAACTGATTCTCTTTAATAAAAAATCATACCTATCCTTCATCTCATATTGAATGTATTTTTCAAGCAAACTCTTTTCTTTAGAGTTAAACGTCGTCAAAATAATTTGCCAATTATCAGAATTCGGAATTTTTTCAATTATCTTCACAAAAGCTTTGATAGCACTAGCATCTAAATTTTGTTGTTTAGGCTCGTCCAAAATTAAAAGATTTGGATATTTGATTCTTTCTACATCAAATAACTTAACTGAAGTTTGGAGTAAGGCTAAGTAATAACTCAGGATAATTCGGATATAATCACTCGAACTGCTAATATTAGAAATATCATAAAATTCCAACGAAGGAGTGTAATTATCAGACATTTCTAATTTTATATCGTTCGTTAGTTTACTTGAAGTAAATAAATGTAGCTCTTTAGAATTGTTAATCAAGAAATTCTTTATTGTGTTTAATATATCTTGATCTGTTGT
This genomic interval carries:
- a CDS encoding IS1634 family transposase translates to MVFLRKKLVNGKPYWYIVESARVDGKVKTIFQVYLGSAEKILEMKRQCESLPYDKLRSFDYGKLAALLHVNEELGFIDIVNKHTDKKLIDGLSVGEYLLLDVIGKSHGVLSENGIEEWFKKSPLAFMWKFPHKLNCQNFLNQMNYVDLDTMKKIEDDLCRVLVGKGFTPSIMFVDESNWFTYANNYDDESELLHKGYNKKHRKDKNQICVSLAVNEDNIPFIHETYPGNVHDSEEFSGIVDKIINRLTELNICSEDLVLVFDKGNNSKDNIEKVTSKMSFVGSAKTNQAEELLDVPLSKYECLYKNSKGNKIFGYRTKHQFYGAEYTTVITYNEGTYKLQKSTYETNKSRIIDSLEDLQRRLESSKGKERNRSSVEREVAGIILKKYNSVIKYEIIDALEGKKKPQLKFWIDEENEKKCEKTFGKNVLFTDKQKWQTKKIVKTYNSKNLVEDDFKLLNDHLLVPVGPVYHHKDENIRVHVFLAMAGLLFYRYLAWETKMYGFSLKKLIEKLSEIKIAVVQEKESKKSKIIVEEMDTKQASLFSFLNMEKYLPY